In the Telopea speciosissima isolate NSW1024214 ecotype Mountain lineage chromosome 2, Tspe_v1, whole genome shotgun sequence genome, one interval contains:
- the LOC122650071 gene encoding 4-coumarate--CoA ligase-like 1, whose translation MAHLQETMKEKEHIFQSKYSAVPVPDNMTLPQFVLHEAELCAEKVAFVEAVSGKEYTYGQVIRDTRRFTKALRSLGLRKGRVVVVVLPNMAEYAIVALGIMAAGGVFSGANPAAHVSEIRKQAEVADAELIVTTGSLYEKVSSLGLPVIVVGEERVSSAISWDELLVAGDRAGIDTADDHINQNDLCALPFSSGTTGTSKGVMLTHRNLVANLCSSLFSVSSEMVGQVTTLGLMPFFHIYGITGICCATLRNKGKVVVMGRFELRTFLNVLIVHEVNFAPIVPPIMLELVKNPVVDEFDLSKLKLKAVMTAAAPLAPELLASFENKFPGVQVQEAYGLTEHSCITLTHGDPSKGHGIAKRNSVGFILPNLDIKFIDPETGRSLPKNTPGELCVRSQCVMQGYYKNKEDTDRTIDGNGWLHTGDIGYIDDDGDIFIVDRIKELIKYKGFQVAPAELEAVLLSHPSINDAAVVPLPDEEAGEFPAACVVMNPNAKDSEKDIMNYVGSNVASYKKIRVVQFVDSIPKSPSGKIMRRFLREKMVTRMDNKPSN comes from the exons ATGGCTCATCTGCAAGAAAccatgaaagaaaaagaacatatttTCCAGAGCAAGTATTCAGCAGTTCCAGTGCCAGATAACATGACACTGCCACAATTTGTTCTCCATGAAGCTGAACTGTGTGCAGAAAAAGTAGCATTTGTGGAGGCTGTAAGTGGGAAGGAGTATACATATGGTCAGGTTATCAGAGACACTCGAAGGTTTACCAAGGCATTGAGGTCTCTGGGACTGAGGAAGGGacgggtggtggtggttgttcTCCCAAACATGGCAGAGTACGCCATTGTTGCTCTAGGGATAATGGCGGCTGGCGGCGTGTTCTCTGGTGCAAATCCAGCAGCCCATGTATCAGAGATACGGAAGCAAGCAGAAGTTGCTGATGCTGAGCTGATTGTAACAACTGGCTCTTTGTATGAGAAG GTTAGTAGTCTGGGATTGCCTGTCATAGTGGTGGGAGAAGAACGAGTTTCCAGTGCCATCTCTTGGGATGAACTGCTCGTAGCAGGAGACCGTGCGGGCATCGACACTGCAGATGATCATATAAACCAGAATGATTTATGTGCCCTTCCATTCTCTTCAGGCACCACAGGAACATCAAAGGGTGTCATGCTTACCCACCGAAATCTAGTGGCCAACCTCTGCTCTTCTCTCTTCAGTGTGAGTTCTGAAATGGTAGGCCAAGTTACCACATTAGGTCTAATGCCATTCTTCCACATATATGGGATCACTGGTATCTGTTGTGCTACACTAAGGAACAAGGGAAAGGTAGTAGTGATGGGAAGGTTTGAGCTTCGAACATTTTTGAATGTGTTGATTGTTCATGAGGTAAACTTCGCTCCCATTGTGCCACCAATCATGTTGGAATTGGTTAAGAATCCAGTGGTGGATGAATTTGATCTTAGTAAACTCAAACTCAAGGCTGTCATGACAGCAGCAGCTCCCTTAGCACCAGAGCTTCTAGCCTCATTCGAGAACAAGTTCCCTGGGGTCCAAGTTCAAGAG GCCTATGGATTGACTGAGCACAGCTGCATTACTTTGACCCATGGGGATCCAAGCAAAGGGCATGGCATAGCAAAGAGAAACTCAGTTGGGTTCATCCTTCCCAATTTAGACATCAAATTCATTGATCCTGAAACTGGCCGATCTCTCCCCAAGAACACCCCCGGTGAACTTTGTGTCCGAAGCCAATGTGTAATGCAAG GTTACTATAAAAACAAGGAAGACACAGACCGGACAATTGATGGCAACGGGTGGCTTCACACCGGCGACATCGGGTACATAGACGATGATGGAGATATCTTTATCGTGGACCGCATCAAGGAGCTAATCAAGTACAAGGGTTTCCAG GTTGCTCCAGCTGAGCTAGAAGCCGTCCTTCTTTCTCACCCTTCCATCAATGACGCCGCTGTCGTCCC ATTGCCAGACGAAGAAGCAGGAGAATTCCCAGCGGCTTGTGTTGTGATGAACCCAAATGCAAAAGATAGTGAGAAAGACATAATGAACTATGTTGGCTCAAATGTAGCCTCTTATAAGAAGATTAGAGTGGTGCAGTTTGTGGATTCAATCCCTAAATCACCTTCTGGCAAGATCATGAGAAGATTCCTTCGAGAGAAGATGGTGACAAGAATGGACAACAAGCCAAGCAATTAA
- the LOC122653228 gene encoding protein FAR1-RELATED SEQUENCE 12-like — MVFGVEDLEYANAMDDATVGDSRNVSKDSEEEKNIDGRNDRPSGSVDSGDKENNGGNGGLRGSGASEGEENNVGERDGLTRAADGCLSMFGEEDNTPCSLRGLEPFMGKEFDELEEAYCFYNTYAKEMGFGIRNYRTERSRVDNRILCKFFVCANQGFKCENDKRRKGKVYVPRQTKKTDCKACMRVKLRNGKWVVDKWVSEHNHELLGPTEVYKLRSHKKMTKATMILMGKLQQAGFTHTQVTRILRELARGECNVGVSDDACRNQLRTPEMKLVDVDCTIALDYFEHLQEMDPGFFYTIQVGMDNKLRGIFWADRRSREQYQLFGDVVVFDTTYMKDKYNFPFVPFTGVNHHKQSILFGCGLIADESEESYIWLFKTWLRAMNGKHPIGILTDQDKGMLPAIAKVFPSTRHRLCSCYTSKIGKENLSKLWSRHDGLEAEYRSCVDSHSTVEFESKWRAIIQKYHLWQHVWLNEMYAIRHMWVACYFGDTFFAAMTTIQRKERLNRYFKGFFNPSTPLIEFVTQYEGAIKWRRVKESKQDIASSTTNPRLSTGHPIENQAATHYTNKMFKEFGDQWFACFGCEAMEDGFDGPALKFKVGRHGALENEMETVSYDKDSGNSKCSCRMFEQIGILCKHVLRVFVKMDRTDIPQNYMLMRWSKSSWHAGALHNGTGLESGSSQPQMQPVWVLLDAANKVARLGSESEAKFNHAMELMESAVRSLSDMDGASKQQSLSSGDVTTLHFKQIMKS, encoded by the exons ATGGTATTTGGGGTAGAAGATTTAGAATATGCTAATGCAATGGATGATGCAACAGTCGGTGACTCTAGGAATGTTAGCAAAGACAGTGAGGAAGAGAAAAACattgatggaagaaatgatcGACCTAGTGGTAGCGTTGACAGTGGGGACAAAGAAAATAATGGAGGAAATGGTGGACTACGTGGTAGTGGAGCTAGTGAGGGTGAAGAAAACAATGTTGGAGAAAGGGATGGACTGACCAGAGCTGCAGATGGTTGTTTGTCAATGTTTGGTGAAGAGGACAACACTCCGTGCTCTCTTCGTGGCTTGGAACCCTTTATGGGAAAGGAATTTGATGAATTGGAGGAAGCTTATTGCTTCTATAACACATATGCTAAAGAGATGGGTTTTGGAATTCGAAACTACCGGACTGAGCGTTCAAGGGTAGACAACCGCATATTATGTAAATTTTTTGTTTGTGCAAACCAAGGGTTTAAATGCGAAAATGATAAGCGTCGCAAGGGCAAGGTCTATGTACCTAGACAGACAAAGAAGACCGATTGCAAGGCTTGCATGAGGGTGAAGTTGCGGAATGGAAAGTGGGTTGTGGATAAATGGGTCAGTGAGCACAATCATGAACTTTTGGGGCCAACAGAGGTATACAAACTTCGATCTCACAAAAAAATGACAAAGGCTACAATGATTTTGATGGGGAAACTGCAGCAAGCTGGTTTTACCCATACCCAGGTAACTAGAATTTTGAGGGAATTAGCTAGAGGAGAATGTAATGTTGGGGTAAGTGATGATGCATGTAGGAACCAGCTGAGGACGCCAGAGATGAAGTTGGTGGATGTTGATTGCACAATTGCATTAGACTATTTTGAGCATCTACAAGAGATGGACCCGGGATTCTTTTATACCATTCAAGTTGGAATGGACAACAAGTTGAGAGGAATATTTTGGGCGGACAGACGTTCAAGGGAACAGTACCAGTTGTTTGGTGATGTTGTTGTATTTGATACAACATATATGAAGGACAAGTACAATTTTCCTTTTGTCCCATTCACAGGTGTCAACCACCACAAGCAGTCTATATTGTTTGGTTGTGGGTTAATAGCGGATGAATCAGAAGAGTCCTACATATGGTTGTTCAAGACCTGGCTCCGTGCTATGAATGGGAAGCACCCAATAGGTATTCTTACGGATCAGGATAAAGGAATGTTGCCAGCAATTGCAAAAGTATTCCCATCCACAAGACACAGGTTGTGCAGCTGTTATACCAGCAAGATTGGGAAGGAGAACTTATCGAAACTTTGGAGTCGGCATGATGGGTTAGAGGCTGAATATAGGAGCTGTGTGGATAGCCATAGCACTGTTGAATTTGAGTCCAAGTGGCGAGCTATAATTCAAAAATACCATCTTTGGCAGCATGTTTGGTTGAATGAAATGTATGCTATCCGACACATGTGGGTTGCTTGTTACTTTGGTGACACATTCTTTGCAGCTATGACCACCATCCAACGAAAGGAGAGACTGAATAGATATTTTAAAGGGTTCTTTAACCCTTCAACTCCTTTGATTGAATTTGTGACACAGTATGAAGGGGCCATTAAATGGCGACGTGTAAAGGAATCAAAACAAGATATTGCTTCTAGCACAACCAACCCAAGGTTGAGCACAGGACATCCAATTGAAAACCAAGCTGCTACCCATTATACAAACAAAATGTTTAAGGAATTCGGTGATCAATGGTTTGCCTGCTTTGGTTGTGAAGCCATGGAAGATGGTTTTGATGGCCCTGCCCTCAAGTTCAAGGTTGGTAGACATGGTGCTCTGGAGAATGAAATGGAAACTGTGTCATATGACAAAGATTCAGGCAATAGCAAATGCAGTTGTAGGATGTTCGAGCAAATTGGTATTTTGTGCAAGCATGTGCTTAGGGTGTTTGTAAAAATGGATCGTACTGACATCCCACAGAATTACATGTTGATGAGGTGGAGTAAATCCTCTTGGCATGCTGGGGCATTACACAATGGTACTGGGCTTGAGAGTGGGTCAAGCCAACCTCAAATGCAACCAGTGTGGGTTTTACTGGATGCTGCCAACAAGGTTGCAAGACTTGGAAGTGAATCGGAGGCAAAATTCAATCATGCAATGGAGTTGATGGAATCTGCAGTGAGGAGTCTGTCTGACATGGATGGTGCGTCTA AACAGCAGTCCTTAAGTTCTGGTGATGTGACCACTCTGCATTTCAAACAAATAATGAAGAGTTGA
- the LOC122651173 gene encoding F-box protein At3g07870-like — protein sequence MPNLLLDIIGEILSRLPVKSLLRFRCVSQDWRCLISDSFFKTLYNNLSTEKNPSSLVITDRTNFYTVEDNSCHKLDIPFLNSTELLGNWWREIKVLGLCNGLLCFSFSDANGGYQYRDCIYLLNPATRELKKLPHIPFEIFRYHSPRVGFGFDPMSKDYKVVMIVYYDDYRTEFMIIQSNVWVYSSNSDNWRKLGDDIPVAELDVQDSRTATVINAAIHWMLYTSCSIFSFDLVHEVFRELPQPPGNSGNSCYRHMAVMGRCLTVFFKHYKQNYSLIEMWVMKEYGVKESWTKQHIIVNYFGWEFKPIEFRNNEILFWHHDNKLVLYNSRSKTERNPGIHGLPITTFKAYSHNESLVTLKGLPTSSMVIGQKGKEED from the coding sequence GTGCGTATCACAAGATTGGCGATGTTTGATTAGTGATTCTTTCTTCAAAACTCTATACAACAATCTATCCACAGAGAAAAACCCTTCTTCTCTCGTCATAACTGATAGAACAAACTTTTACACAGTAGAGGACAATTCATGTCATAAACTTGATATACCTTTCTTAAATTCTACCGAATTATTGGGGAATTGGTGGCGTGAAATCAAAGTCCTGGGTTTGTGCAATGGATTGTTATGTTTTTCGTTTTCAGATGCGAATGGGGGGTATCAATACAGAGACTGCATATACCTGTTGAATCCAGCGACTCGAGAACTCAAGAAGCTTCCACACATTCCCTTTGAAATATTTCGTTACCATTCCCCTCGggttggatttgggtttgatcCCATGAGTAAAGACTACAAGGTCGTTATGATTGTTTACTATGACGATTATAGAACTGAATTCATGATTATTCAGAGCAATGTTTGGGTGTACTCGTCGAATTCCGATAACTGGAGAAAACTTGGAGATGATATCCCAGTCGCAGAACTAGACGTGCAAGATTCACGAACAGCAACAGTTATTAATGCTGCTATTCATTGGATGTTATATACTTCGTGCTCgatcttttcttttgatttagtACATGAAGTGTTTAGAGAGTTACCGCAACCTCCTGGAAATAGTGGAAATAGTTGTTACAGACATATGGCAGTGATGGGAAGATGCCTTACTGTTTTCTTTAAGCACTATAAACAAAATTATTCCTTGATCGAGATGTGGGTGATGAAGGAATATGGTGTTAAGGAGTCTTGGACTAAACAGCACATCATTGTCAATTATTTTGGTTGGGAATTTAAACCAATAGAATTCAGGAACAATGAAATTCTGTTCTGGCATCATGATAATAAGCTAGTTTTGTACAACTCCAGGAGTAAGACTGAAAGGAATCCTGGAATCCATGGACTTCCAATTACAACATTCAAAGCATATAGTCACAACGAGAGTCTTGTTACACTCAAGGGTTTGCCAACAAGTTCAATGGTTATTGggcaaaagggaaaagaagaagattaa